The following proteins are encoded in a genomic region of Ictalurus punctatus breed USDA103 chromosome 15, Coco_2.0, whole genome shotgun sequence:
- the zmp:0000000926 gene encoding ataxin-1, whose amino-acid sequence MNPSLPPKKRESRQGSSEQRPPEDEFKYPAPLRHRRQYLSEGQEHVPRGDKEFLPPPPPPPPPQLPALPFPLSWQLPYHSSLHHPYLSGQVRERRGSGSPSWRDGSSGRRSEGETEPPIPHHSRWLRGEINSLGLHPSMSMPTYKGTYAVDSRDMWPYFRRDYASSLFPSSSSSHLFPQTSLYHNDFLSESRLRYSSRRHNGLDGQGIRSESSGRVESGSDSQPRVGGSHSNGRKKNQEDLVGRDTRRVSPSQVGPNAHSFHHNTDRDSLAILKPPTPHTYTSETRKTKASHEPSVGSASQSGAQIYYALGSLYSSVHHNPQAYPSFNPSGPPPSPLRNSQHSPHGQHNNHGVYQERELSPGSYRPSVSVLSGPDPPTSAVLPHFAKGSLIELAGGRLKRVEELQTEDFLHSADTTPEFHLSTCTILLISPGPTDGFNHLQVLLADCNTQELLTVLEEYPFFVRDRGWSSCSPQRSAELYGLHCRQLSPGDVCLALTPTPTSLPSTATTTLTPMPNSLTPVATLASSVTSTMNSLTPSLTSLPPPMTSSIPTPTSLQQLSCSRISAGSETSTHGSDRTAPPLATSLPSDSRREIQDKPRSRKRRWSAPELHEGNRSCTDLPQGCKRMRQQ is encoded by the exons ATGAATCCCAGCCTCCCCCCGAAAAAGCGCGAGTCCCGGCAAGGCTCGTCTGAACAACGCCCCCCGGAGGACGAGTTCAAATACCCGGCACCGCTTCGACACCGGAGACAATACCTTTCCGAAGGGCAGGAACACGTACCACGTGGCGATAAAGAATTCcttccacctcctccaccacctccccCACCCCAACTTCCAGCCCTTCCGTTTCCCCTATCATGGCAGCTGCCCTACCACTCATCCCTTCACCACCCATACCTTTCTGGCCAGGTGAGAGAAAGACGTGGCTCAGGTTCACCTTCCTGGAGAGATGGATCAAGTGGACGGAGGTCAGAAGGTGAAACTGAACCGCCAATTCCTCACCACTCTCGCTGGCTACGAGGAGAAATCAATTCCCTTGGTTTGCATCCGTCCATGTCGATGCCTACATACAAGGGCACTTATGCAGTCGATTCCAGGGACATGTGGCCCTATTTCAGGCGAGACTATGCCTCCTCTCTCTTCccttcatcatcctcctcaCACCTTTTCCCACAAACATCACTCTACCACAATGATTTTCTTTCAGAAAGCAGGCTCAGGTACTCAAGCAGGAGACATAATGGTCTCGATGGACAAGGCATTAGATCAGAATCCAGTGGAAGGGTGGAAAGTGGAAGTGACTCTCAACCAAGAGTTGGTGGTTCCCACTCCAACGGAAGGAAGAAGAATCAAGAAGATCTGGTAGGGCGCGATACAAGGAGGGTATCCCCGTCCCAGGTGGGTCCTAATGCACATTCCTTCCATCACAATACGGACAGGGACTCTCTGGCAATCCTAAAACCTCCAACTCCCCACACATACACCTCTGAAACACGAAAGACAAAGGCTTCTCATGAGCCTTCCGTTGGAAGTGCCTCCCAATCAGGAGCTCAGATCTACTATGCCCTGGGGTCTCTGTACTCCTCAGTTCACCATAACCCTCAGGCATACCCCAGTTTTAATCCCTCAGGTCCTCCTCCATCCCCTCTGAGGAACTCCCAGCACTCTCCTCATGGTCAGCACAACAACCATGGGGTCTATCAGGAGCGAGAACTTTCACCAGGATCCTATCGACCCTCTGTTTCAGTCCTCAGTGGTCCTGACCCACCAACAAGTGCAGTCCTACCTCATTTTGCCAAGGGTTCCCTTATTGAGTTGGCCGGTGGCCGTCTGAAAAGGGTGGAAGAGTTACAGACGGAGGATTTCCTGCACAGCGCCGACACCACACCTGAGTTCCACCTGAGTACCTGCACCATCCTACTCATCTCACCTGGACCCACCGATGGCTTCAATCATCTGCAGGTTTTGCTTGCCGACTGCAACACTCAG GAATTGCTCACGGTTTTGGAGGAGTATCCATTTTTTGTGCGGGACAGAGGCTGGTCTTCATGCAGTCCTCAGAGGAGCGCCGAGCTTTACGGCCTCCACTGCCGCCAGCTCAGTCCGGGAGACGTCTGCCTGGCTTTGACCCCTACGCCAACCTCATTGCCCTCGACAGCAACAACAACCTTGACACCTATGCCCAACTCACTGACCCCAGTGGCCACCTTAGCCTCCTCAGTGACCTCGACGATGAACTCATTGACCCCATCGTTGACCTCGTTACCCCCGCCGATGACCTCATCGATCCCGACACCCACCTCGCTGCAACAACTCTCATGCAGTCGCATTTCTGCAGGATCAGAGACCAGCACACACGGATCTGACAGAACGGCACCGCCCCTTGCCACATCGCTTCCGTCTGATTCCCGGCGGGAGATCCAGGATAAGCCACGCTCCCGAAAGAGACGCTGGTCCGCCCCCGAGTTGCATGAAGGAAATAGGAGCTGCACAGATTTACCTCAAGGATGTAAACGAATGAGACAGCAGTAA